A window of the Trichoderma asperellum chromosome 4, complete sequence genome harbors these coding sequences:
- a CDS encoding uncharacterized protein (TransMembrane:1 (n2-13c31/32o174-194i)~BUSCO:EOG092D3T80~SECRETED:SignalP(1-22)) — protein MLFLSAARSLLAAAMAFQAVVAHNIVLPARGVECFHESLRKDDKMTVTFQVGDREFGSAGNLDIDFWIMNPTGEYQINERTVSNGDHSFTALYDGKYTYCFGNQHWVANTKEVSFNVHGIVYVTESESNSDPLETEVRRLSDLLAQVKDEQQYIIFRERTHRNTAESTNSRVKWWNLFVIGIVIGESLFQVWWLRRFFEVKRVV, from the exons atgctttTCCTCTCAGCTGCGAGGAGtctcctcgccgccgccatggcttTCCAGGCTGTGGTGGCGCACAACATCGTGCTGCCAGCCCGAGGCGTCGAGTGCTTCCACGAGAGCCTGCGCAAGGACGACAAGATGACCGTGACTTTCCAAGTGGGCGACCGCGAGTTTGGCAGTGCAGGCAACCTCGACATCGACTTTTGG ATCATGAACCCCACAGGCGAATACCAGATCAACGAGAGGACAGTTTCCAACGGCGATCACTCCTTCACGGCACTCTACGACGGCAAATACACCTACTGCTTCGGAAACCAGCACTGGGTTGCCAACACCAAGGAAGTCTCCTTCAACGTCCACGGTATTGTCTACGTCACCGAATCCGAGTCTAATAGCGATCCTCTGGAGACTGAAG TCCGACGTCTATCCGATCTCCTCGCCCAGGTCAAGGACGAGCAGCAGTACATCATCTTCCGTGAGCGCACCCATCGCAACACTGCCGAAAGCACAAACTCCCGAGTCAAGTGGTGGAATTTGTTCGTTATTGGCATCGTCATTGGCGAGTCCCTTTTCCAGGTCTGGTGGCTGCGCCGCTTCTTCGAGGTCAAGCGAGTCGTCTAA